From a single Cryptococcus neoformans var. neoformans B-3501A chromosome 3, whole genome shotgun sequence genomic region:
- a CDS encoding hypothetical protein (HMMPfam hit to Thg1, tRNAHis guanylyltransferase, score: 435.1, E(): 7.7e-128) gives MAKSRFEYVKKFELPDPLVPNTYIIVRIDGKGFHKFSDVHSFDKPNDIRALKLMNTAAKAVLNEYKDVVMAFGESDEYSFLLRRTTTLYNRRRSKINSSIVSLFTSAYVFHWASFFPNTPLLYPPSFDARVVLYPNVKEVRDYFSWRQADTHINNLYNTTFWALVHDGLTTAEANKALQGTNSKDKNEILFTKFGINYNTLPEMFRKGSVCVRSLSLEEPQGSLAEQQAAHGIMTLSIVPSTSGNSNTILSQKEKVYQGTEGSPMVLHMDIINDIFWSERPWLLS, from the exons ATGGCAAAGTCACGTTTCGAATACGTCAAGAAGTTCGAGCTTCCGGATCCTCTTGTACCAAACACATATATCATTGTCCGAATTGATGGCAAAGGTTTCCATAA GTTTTCTGATGTGCACTCCTTCGATAAACCAAATGACATCCGAGCACTAAAGCTTATGAATACAGCGGCAAAAGCTGTGTTGAATGAGTATAAGGATGTTGTTATGGCTTTCGGAGAGAGCGACGAATACAG CTTCTTATTACGAAGAACAACAACGCTCTATAATCGGCGCCGCAG CAAAATAAACTCATCAATAGTGTCTCTATTCACATCTGCCTATGTCTTCCATTGGGCGTCTTTTTTCCCAAACACCCCTTTACTTTATCCACCAAGTTTTGATGCACGAGTTGTATTATACCCCAATGTAAAAGAAGTGCGTGATTATTTCAGCTGGCGTCAAGCAGACA CTCATATCAATAACCTGTACAACACAACTTTTTGGGCTTTGGTCCATGATGGGTTAACAACAGCAGAGGCAAATAAAGCTCTGCAG GGGACTAACTCAAAGGACAAAAATGAGATCCTATTCACTAAGTTTGGTATTAACTACAACACATTACCAGAGATGTTCAGAAAGGGAAGTGTGTGTGTTAGAAGTTTGTCTCTTGAAGAGCCTCAAGGGTCACTTGCAGAACAGCAGGCAGCACATGGTATTATGACCTTGAGTATTGTACCATCAACATCAGGGAACAGTAACACAATACTATcacagaaggagaaagtgTATCAGGGGACTGAAGGCAGCCCCATGGTTCTGCATATGGACATCATCAATGACATATTCTGGAGTGAAAGGCCTTGGTTATTATCATAA
- a CDS encoding hypothetical protein (Match to ESTs gb|CF192704.1|CF192704, gb|CF184989.1|CF184989, gb|CF184749.1|CF184749; HMMPfam hit to SWIB, SWIB/MDM2 domain, score: 120.4, E(): 4.2e-33): MAKQLVQRLSPLIEELLQASDLSTVSAKAIRKELIARGADKYEIKNFRAEIDDKVTITEIYNSLGSKEAPAPKIEGSVSPSAKAPSSPHSLIEPKTVTCKRKAPTSENEETDEQMARRLQGEYGGSRTRKQRSSRSARPAKKTRPKSHAHIDNETEKNGDKKDDTKTKRGGAFNKELLLSDSLAELVGSHSLSRPQVVKHIWAYVKERNLQDSNDRRYILCDDKLREVFHTDRLHMFTMNKILVNHLRDPDDIA; encoded by the exons ATGGCTAAACAA CTTGTGCAGCGATTGTCCCCTTTGATTGAAGAGCTACTCCAGGCGAGCGATCTTTCAACAGT TTCGGCCAAGGCCATCCGTAAAGAACTCATTGCACGTGGCGCAGATAAATATGAAATTAAGAATTTCCGTGCAGAAATTGATGACAAGGTGACT ATCACGGAAATATACAATTCTTTGGGATCCAAGGAGGCTCCTGCTCCTAAGATAGAAGGTTCTGTCTCTCCGTCTGCCAAagcaccatcttctccgcaTTCCCTAATTGAACCCAAAACTGTCACTTGCAAGCGCAAAGCTCCAACCAgtgaaaatgaagaaacaGACGAGCAGATGGCCAGGCGACTGCAAGGAGAATATGGCGGctcaaggacaaggaaacAGCGGTCTTCCAGATCCGCTAGGccggcgaagaagacgagacCCAAAAGTCATGCACATATCGACAATGAAACTGAGAAAAATGGTGATAAAAAGGACGACACGAAAACGAAGAGAGGTGGGGCTTTCAACAAGGAATTGCTTCTAAG CGATTCTCTGGCAGAACTTGTGGGCAGTCACAGTCTTTCTAGACCGCAAGTGGTGAAGCATATCTGGGCCTACGTTAAAGAGCGTAACCTACAAGACTCAAATGATAGGCGTTATATCCTTTGCGATGACAAGCTTCGCGAAGTATTTCATACGGATCGACTACACATGTTCAC AATGAACAAGATCTTGGTCAATCATCTACGCGATCCCGATGATATTGCGTAA
- a CDS encoding hypothetical protein (Match to ESTs gb|CF193450.1|CF193450, gb|CF193451.1|CF193451; HMMPfam hit to 2-Hacid_dh, D-isomer specific 2-hydroxyacid dehydrogenase, catalytic domain, score: 46.5, E(): 7.4e-11; HMMPfam hit to 2-Hacid_dh_C, D-isomer specific 2-hydroxyacid dehydrogenase, NAD binding domain, score: 213.0, E(): 5.6e-61): MSKPQVLIAANPKTGIVWSKEEQSSKLGAVAEVLELASASRSEFFQDLAPNGKYANIVAIYRHNDSVSAIGLFDEELINKLPASVKYICHNGAGYDQIDVAACTARGIQVSHTPQAVDDATATVGAFLAISAMRQFWRAEVNVRSGKWKAGLSPARDPEGKTLGIIGMGGIGSALARRLLAFDMKVIYYNRRPIQPPPNFPCTYVSSIEELLKQADVVSLNLPLNEKTKGSFGRQEFGLMKDGSVLINTARGAVIDEEAFIEALESGKLYSAGIDVYPDEPNVNPKLLAMDNITLLPHMGTETRDSQKKMEILVLDNMISALAGKGLLNQVPEQK; this comes from the exons ATGTCGAAGCCCCAGGTCCTTATTGCCG CCAACCCCAAGACAGGCATTGTCTGGtcgaaggaggagcagagTTCTAAACTCGGTGCGGTAGCCGAAGTTCTT GAACTCGCCTCCGCATCCCGCTCTGAATTCTTTCAAGACCTCGCTCCTAACGGAAAGTACGCCAATATCGTTGCCATCTATCGTCACAACGACTCTGTCTCCGCCATCGGTCTGTTCGATGAAGAATTAATCAACAAATTGCCTGCCAGTGTCAAGTACATCTGTCACAATGGAGCAGGATATGACCAGA TCGACGTTGCTGCATGTACCGCTCGTGGTATCCAAGTATCTCACACCCCTCAAGCCGTGGACGATGCTACTGCCACAGTGGGCgctttccttgccatctcTGCCATGCGTCAATTCTGGCGAGCCGAGGTCAATGTTCGATCAGGCAAATGGAAGGCCGGTCTCTCTCCTGCTCGTGATCCGGAAGGAAAGACTTTGGGTATCATCGGCATGGGCGGCATAGGATCCGCGCTTGCCAGAAGGCTACTCGCGTTTGATATGAAGGTGATTTATTATAATCGTCGACCAATCCAGCCCCCTCCCAACTTCCCTTGCACATACGTATCCTCGATCGAGGAGTTGCTTAAGCAAGCCGACGTTGTATCCCTCAACCTGCCTTTGAATGAGAAGACTAAGGGCAGCTTTGGCAGACAGGAGTTTGgtttgatgaaggatggaagtgTACTTATCAATACCGCCCGAGGAGCAGTAATTGACGAAGAGGCGTTCATTGAGGCTTTAGAAAGCGGAAAA CTTTACAGTGCGGGCATTGACGTCTATCCTGATGAGCCCAATGTGAACCCCAAGCTTCTCGCCATGGACAAcatcaccctccttcctcacatGGGTACTGAGACACGTGACTCACAAAAGAAG ATGGAGATTCTTGTGCTTGATAACATGATTTCTGCACTCGCAGGAAAAGGTTTGCTGAACCAAGTCCCTGAGCAGAAGTAG
- a CDS encoding hypothetical protein (HMMPfam hit to Brix, Brix domain, score: 217.6, E(): 2.3e-62), with product MPKDKKIQNAFKRSEVHRKTKREKEQAKLQRRLEIKKAEKDKVTGAALRAERLSKNIPVTLDNTRVYDSSSYLTANPASLQNLAQEAKEASALINENDLMGKQPSKELSNREDSAVLTSGPSSDQEEDADGSSEMSDKEIEEKLDGEDQEASAMRDITTQSPPRILITTSPSPCKQTYQFCDDLKNVFPGGEFFKRPKGRGFEIGRVSRWASKRGYRALIVVNEDHKIPNAITLINLPSGPTAYFKLSSITLSSNIYGHARPTPHSPELILNNFTTLLGNSVGRLFGSLFPPQPQFRGRQVVTLHNQRDFLFFRRHRYMFSSATSAKLQEIGPRFTLKLRWLRKGLPSVTAPDGHASIGGDPADEIYGTEVGPSKEEIAQDELDEEDEALKEIGQPTQKKNVYEGTEVPPLDEEQEYEWKWKPKMEVSRRTFFL from the exons ATGCCTAAAGACAAGAAAATTCAGAACGCTTTCAAACGTTCAGAAGTCCATCGGAAAACAAAACGTGAAAAAGAACAAGCCAAGCTCCAACGCCGTCTTGAG ATAAAAAAGGCTGAAAAAGACAAAGTAACTGGGGCTGCTCTCCGCGCCGAGCGTTTGTCAAAGAATATCCCTGTAACCCTCGATAATACTCGTGTTTACGATTCCAGTTCGTATCTTACAGCAAATCCTGCATCCCTGCAAAACTTGGCTCAGGAGGCGAAAGAAGCCAGTGCATTGATCAATGAGAATGATCTTATGGGGAAACAACCATCCAAGGAATTAAGTAACAGAGAAGATAGCGCCGTTTTAACATCCGGCCCGTCAAGTgaccaagaagaggatgcgGACGGGTCAAGTGAAATGTCTGATAAGGAAATCGAAGAAAAGctggatggagaagatcaagaagccTCCGCAATGCGAGACATAACTACTCAATCACCACCCCGTATCTTGATCACCACATCACCGTCTCCTTGCAAACAAACTTATCAGTTTTGCGATGACTTGAAAAATGTTTTTCCGGGTGGAGAATTCTTCAAAAGGCCAAAGGGTAGAGGATTTGAAATTGGCAGGGTGTCCAGATGGGCCAGTAAAAGAGGTTATCGAGCTTTGATTGTTGTAAATGAGGATCATAAAATACCCA ATGCTATCACCTTAATAAACCTGCCTTCCGGACCCACCGCATACTTCAAGCTTTCCAGTATAACACTTTCGTCCAACATATAC GGGCATGCTCGTCCCACTCCCCATTCCC CGGAGCTCATACTGAACAATTTCACTACCCTTCTTGGAAATAGTGTTGGGCGACTGTTTGGGTCCCTTTTCCCACCCCAGCCGCAATTTCGAGGGCGTCAAGTTGTCACTTTGCATAATCAACGAgatttcctctttttccgtCGCCACAG GTATATGTTCTCTTCTGCCACTTCGGCCAAACTCCAAGAGATTGGTCCGCGCTTTACCCTAAAACTTCGATGGCTTCGAAAAGGCCTTCCATCTGTCACGGCTCCCGACGGTCACGCCTCTATTGGCGGGGATCCTGCGGACGAAATATACGGAACTGAAGTTGGGCCCAGTAAGGAGGAAATTGCACAAGATgagttggatgaagaagatgaggcaCTGAAAGAGATTGGGCAACCAACCCAGAAAAAGAATGTTTATGAAGGGACCGAAGTGCCTCCGCTCGATGAGGAGCAGGAGTATgagtggaagtggaag CCGAAGATGGAAGTATCGAGGAGAACCTTCTTTTTATGA